In Archangium violaceum, the following are encoded in one genomic region:
- a CDS encoding NADP-dependent glyceraldehyde-3-phosphate dehydrogenase: MTTLDDLFPSDEQIPASVRLPAYLEQREYLVGGELLTWAGELNPVQSPVFMKTPRGHEPKVIGATPLLTSKESLAALDAAVRAYDNGRGVWPSMRVAERIEHVERFLVAMRAQRTAVVNLLMWEIGKTQADSEKEFDRTVDLIVETIRALKELDRTSSRFVQEQGIMAQIRRAPIGVALCMGPYNYPLNETFSTLFPALLMGNAVVFKPAKFGVLLIRPLLEAFRDSFPPGVINIIYGRGRETVGALMESGKVDVFAFIGTNKGASELKRMHPRPHRLKAVLGLDAKNPGIILEDADLDNAVKECITGTLSFNGQRCTALKLLMVHRSIVGQFLERFSAAVDKLKPGMPWDPGVAITPLPEPGKTAYLQGLVDDAVAKGARVVNKLGGKTHQSFYSPAVVYPVTRDMRLATEEQFGPVVPVMVFDNDEEVVRFVVDSNFGQQLSIFGQDSARIGKLIDAFANQVGRINLNCQCQRGPDTFPFNGRKDSAEGTLSVADALRVFSIRTLVAAKTTKENTTLVQSILTRRESDFLTTDFLF, encoded by the coding sequence ATGACGACCCTCGACGACCTCTTCCCATCGGACGAACAAATTCCCGCCAGCGTGCGGCTCCCCGCCTATCTCGAGCAGCGAGAGTACCTCGTCGGTGGCGAGCTGTTGACCTGGGCCGGTGAGCTCAACCCGGTGCAGAGCCCCGTCTTCATGAAGACGCCCCGGGGCCACGAGCCCAAGGTGATTGGCGCCACGCCCCTTCTCACCTCCAAGGAGTCCCTCGCCGCGCTGGATGCCGCCGTGCGGGCCTATGACAACGGTCGCGGCGTCTGGCCCTCCATGCGCGTCGCCGAGCGCATCGAGCACGTCGAGCGCTTCCTCGTCGCCATGCGCGCCCAGCGCACCGCCGTGGTCAACCTCCTCATGTGGGAGATCGGCAAGACCCAGGCCGACTCCGAGAAGGAGTTCGACCGCACCGTCGACCTCATCGTCGAGACCATCCGCGCCCTCAAGGAGCTCGACCGCACCTCGTCCCGCTTCGTTCAGGAGCAGGGCATCATGGCGCAGATCCGCCGGGCTCCCATCGGCGTGGCCCTGTGCATGGGCCCCTACAACTACCCCCTCAACGAGACCTTCAGCACCCTCTTCCCCGCCCTCCTCATGGGCAACGCCGTCGTCTTCAAGCCGGCCAAGTTCGGCGTGCTGCTCATCCGCCCGCTGCTGGAGGCCTTCCGCGACAGCTTCCCGCCCGGCGTCATCAACATCATCTACGGCCGGGGCCGCGAGACCGTCGGCGCGCTGATGGAGAGCGGCAAGGTCGACGTCTTCGCCTTCATCGGCACCAACAAGGGCGCCAGCGAGCTCAAGCGCATGCACCCCCGGCCCCATCGCCTCAAGGCCGTGCTCGGGCTCGATGCGAAGAACCCCGGCATCATCCTCGAGGACGCCGACCTCGACAACGCCGTGAAGGAGTGCATCACCGGCACGCTGTCCTTCAACGGCCAGCGGTGCACCGCCCTCAAGCTGCTCATGGTGCACCGGAGCATCGTCGGGCAGTTCCTCGAGCGCTTCTCCGCCGCGGTGGACAAGCTCAAGCCCGGCATGCCCTGGGACCCCGGTGTCGCCATCACCCCCCTGCCCGAGCCGGGCAAGACGGCGTACCTGCAGGGCCTCGTCGACGACGCCGTGGCCAAGGGCGCCCGCGTCGTCAACAAGCTCGGTGGGAAGACGCACCAGTCCTTCTACTCGCCCGCCGTGGTGTACCCGGTGACGCGCGACATGCGCCTCGCCACCGAGGAGCAGTTCGGCCCCGTGGTGCCGGTGATGGTGTTCGACAATGACGAGGAGGTCGTTCGCTTCGTCGTCGACTCCAACTTCGGCCAGCAGCTGAGCATCTTCGGACAGGACTCGGCGCGCATCGGGAAGCTCATCGACGCGTTCGCCAACCAGGTGGGCCGCATCAACCTCAACTGCCAGTGCCAGCGCGGGCCGGACACCTTCCCCTTCAATGGCCGCAAGGACTCCGCCGAGGGCACGCTGTCCGTGGCGGATGCGCTCCGCGTGTTCTCCATCCGCACCCTCGTCGCGGCGAAGACGACGAAGGAGAACACCACCCTGGTGCAGTCCATCCTCACCCGCCGGGAGTCGGACTTCCTCACCACCGACTTCCTCTTCTAG
- a CDS encoding penicillin-binding transpeptidase domain-containing protein, which translates to MRSGVFLDSPPARITVPRVSRREWRVGVSAAAALFLAACASVRTRPEQGPLDVAQVYLGSWAEGDLAALRRVVVEPPANLEEQHQRFRDDLRIISSRFELGRVEREAESARVTFRAIHVLRGLGEWEVDGTLHFVRREERWWVRWSPAVLHPEAREGDRFSRTRTRPQRADILDGHGQPLTREGEVITIGVEPRRIQSRAAVASALQAQLGVDPARLEKVLSTPGLSPEHFVPIIDVRPERYQQVRPALAPVPGIFFRRKSGVRLSPAEGFAAHTLGRVGEVTAELLEQLGPTYQRGDVVGLSGLELAYEVQLAGLPSGEVRLTRPSGELRVLGRFEGLPATALYTTLLPEVQSAAEAALEGVVQPAALVAVDSSTGAILAVASRPLDQPLNRALTGRYPPGSTFKVVTAEALLAGGMGVNAPVTCPPAATAGGKQFRNFEGEAFGETRLRTVFAHSCNTAFVLLSDALGADALGAAARRFGFDVEYRVGLPSPGASFPLPRDKAELAAAAIGQGRVLATPLHMASVAAAAESGRWRAPFLVADVIDAPSASLAAGTRGPLQALMRAVVTEGSGRAGASVTGLAGKTGTAEFGSGTPLPTHAWFIGFRNGIGFAVLVEGGGVGGRVAAPIAAKFAAAL; encoded by the coding sequence ATGCGCTCGGGCGTATTCCTTGACTCGCCGCCTGCTCGCATCACAGTGCCGCGCGTGTCACGGCGAGAGTGGAGGGTTGGAGTCAGCGCCGCGGCTGCCCTGTTCCTGGCGGCCTGCGCTTCGGTACGGACGCGGCCCGAGCAGGGCCCGCTCGATGTGGCCCAGGTCTACCTGGGCTCGTGGGCCGAGGGCGACCTCGCCGCACTGCGGCGCGTGGTGGTCGAGCCGCCGGCCAACCTCGAGGAGCAGCACCAACGCTTCCGCGACGACTTGCGCATCATCTCCTCGCGCTTCGAGCTCGGCCGCGTCGAGCGTGAGGCGGAGAGTGCCCGGGTCACCTTCCGCGCCATCCACGTGCTGCGCGGGTTGGGCGAGTGGGAGGTGGACGGCACGCTGCACTTCGTGCGCCGCGAGGAGCGCTGGTGGGTGCGCTGGTCTCCGGCGGTGCTGCATCCCGAGGCGCGCGAGGGCGACCGGTTCTCCCGTACGAGGACGCGCCCGCAGCGGGCCGACATCCTCGATGGACACGGACAGCCCCTCACCCGCGAGGGCGAGGTCATCACCATCGGGGTCGAGCCCCGGCGCATCCAGAGTCGTGCCGCCGTCGCCTCGGCGCTCCAGGCTCAGCTGGGGGTGGACCCGGCGCGGCTGGAGAAGGTGCTGAGCACGCCGGGCCTGTCACCCGAGCACTTCGTGCCCATCATCGACGTGCGGCCCGAGCGCTACCAGCAGGTGCGCCCGGCGCTGGCGCCCGTGCCCGGCATCTTCTTTCGCCGCAAGAGCGGTGTCCGGCTCTCTCCGGCGGAGGGCTTCGCGGCGCACACGCTGGGCCGGGTGGGCGAGGTGACGGCGGAACTGCTCGAGCAACTGGGTCCGACCTACCAGCGGGGGGACGTCGTGGGCCTCTCCGGGTTGGAGCTGGCGTATGAGGTGCAGCTCGCGGGACTGCCCTCTGGCGAGGTGCGCCTCACCCGTCCGTCCGGCGAGTTGCGCGTCCTTGGCCGTTTCGAGGGCCTGCCGGCCACGGCGCTGTACACCACGCTGCTCCCGGAGGTGCAGTCGGCCGCGGAGGCCGCGCTCGAGGGCGTGGTCCAGCCAGCGGCGCTCGTCGCGGTGGACTCCAGCACGGGCGCCATCCTGGCCGTCGCCAGCCGGCCGCTCGATCAGCCCTTGAACCGGGCCCTCACTGGCCGCTATCCGCCCGGCTCGACGTTCAAGGTCGTCACGGCGGAAGCGCTGCTCGCCGGAGGCATGGGCGTGAACGCCCCGGTGACGTGCCCGCCCGCGGCGACGGCGGGCGGCAAGCAGTTCCGCAACTTCGAGGGCGAGGCGTTCGGGGAGACGCGCCTGCGCACGGTCTTCGCCCACTCGTGCAACACCGCCTTCGTGCTGCTGTCCGATGCGCTCGGGGCGGACGCGCTCGGGGCCGCGGCCCGCCGCTTCGGCTTCGACGTGGAGTACCGCGTGGGGCTTCCGTCTCCCGGTGCCTCGTTTCCTCTTCCCCGGGACAAGGCCGAGCTGGCGGCGGCCGCCATCGGACAGGGGCGGGTGTTGGCCACGCCGCTGCACATGGCCTCGGTCGCCGCGGCGGCCGAGTCGGGCCGGTGGCGCGCGCCCTTCCTCGTGGCGGACGTCATCGATGCTCCGAGCGCCTCGCTGGCCGCTGGCACCCGAGGGCCCCTGCAGGCGCTGATGCGCGCCGTCGTCACCGAGGGGTCGGGCCGAGCGGGCGCGAGTGTGACGGGGCTCGCCGGCAAGACGGGCACCGCCGAATTCGGGAGCGGCACCCCGCTGCCCACGCACGCGTGGTTCATCGGGTTTCGCAACGGCATCGGCTTCGCCGTCCTGGTGGAGGGCGGCGGTGTGGGAGGCCGCGTCGCCGCGCCCATCGCCGCGAAGTTCGCCGCGGCCTTGTGA
- a CDS encoding DMT family transporter, whose translation MSSPALARTTSPSSLAGAWLTPLELGLLGAIWGASFMFMRIAARDFGALPLVELRLALGALVLMPFLWRARSAFSPKLWPKLALIGAINSAVPFALFAWAAQRAPAGIGAITNSMAVLFTALVAFLFYGERIGKRRAVALFAGFAGVVVLASGKVGGASIGWAVAAGTTAAFLYGIGANMVRRHLTGLPAGAVAAATLSCAALLMLPFAVATWPSHPIPVVSWLSAAALGVICSGIAYTLYYRLIQRVGAARAVTVTYLVPLFGVAWGWLMLGEPLTGTLLISGSLILGSVALSQRKPA comes from the coding sequence ATGAGCTCTCCCGCGCTCGCTCGTACGACCTCCCCTTCCTCCCTCGCAGGAGCGTGGCTCACGCCGCTCGAGCTGGGCCTGCTCGGCGCCATCTGGGGCGCGTCCTTCATGTTCATGCGCATCGCCGCCAGGGACTTCGGCGCGCTGCCCCTGGTCGAGCTCCGGCTCGCACTGGGAGCGCTCGTGCTGATGCCCTTCCTGTGGCGCGCGCGCTCGGCCTTCAGTCCGAAGCTGTGGCCGAAGCTGGCGCTGATCGGCGCGATCAACTCCGCGGTGCCCTTCGCGTTGTTCGCCTGGGCGGCGCAGCGCGCACCGGCGGGCATCGGAGCGATCACCAACAGCATGGCGGTGCTGTTCACCGCACTGGTGGCGTTCCTGTTCTACGGCGAGCGCATTGGCAAGCGGCGTGCGGTGGCGCTGTTCGCGGGCTTCGCCGGCGTGGTGGTGCTGGCCAGTGGCAAGGTCGGGGGCGCGAGCATCGGCTGGGCGGTAGCGGCGGGCACGACGGCCGCGTTCCTGTACGGCATTGGCGCGAACATGGTGCGACGTCATCTCACCGGCCTGCCGGCTGGCGCGGTCGCCGCGGCCACGCTGTCATGCGCGGCATTGCTGATGCTGCCGTTCGCGGTCGCCACCTGGCCGTCGCATCCCATCCCGGTGGTGTCGTGGTTGTCGGCCGCGGCGCTCGGCGTCATCTGCTCCGGCATCGCGTACACCTTGTACTACCGCCTCATCCAGCGCGTCGGCGCGGCACGCGCGGTCACCGTCACCTACCTCGTGCCGCTGTTCGGCGTGGCCTGGGGCTGGCTGATGCTGGGCGAGCCGCTGACGGGCACCCTGTTGATCTCCGGCTCGCTGATCCTGGGAAGCGTGGCGCTGAGTCAGCGGAAGCCGGCGTAG
- a CDS encoding LysR substrate-binding domain-containing protein, with the protein MTLPTDWLPALAAFESAARHQNFAHAAEELHLTASAVSHHVRKLEAQLGVALFQRHARGVSLTAEGRRLADAASSALADMDVVLRGLRTTRDEHDRVRITTLHSLTYTWLLPRLPRFTAAHPHIRLSIDTEVVLTRFDEGGPDLGIRYGQGHWPGLTAHHLMDDALFPVASPALAGIEGIHEAADIAKLPLVSDLALQGWQDWFRAAGVRGARLDERHSFSDTTDALMAAVHGLGAVLAREQIIAPYFADGSLVRLPGPTMPARFGYYVVYPAHRRLRPAARTFVDWLLEQPGQPDR; encoded by the coding sequence ATGACCCTGCCCACGGACTGGCTCCCGGCCCTGGCGGCGTTCGAATCCGCTGCCCGCCACCAGAACTTCGCCCACGCGGCGGAAGAGCTGCACCTGACCGCCAGCGCGGTCAGCCACCACGTGCGCAAGCTGGAAGCACAGCTCGGCGTCGCGCTGTTCCAGCGGCACGCACGTGGCGTGTCGCTGACGGCCGAAGGTCGCCGGCTCGCCGATGCCGCCAGCAGCGCGCTGGCCGATATGGACGTCGTCCTGCGCGGGCTGCGCACCACTCGCGACGAGCACGACCGCGTGCGCATCACCACCCTGCACTCGCTGACCTACACCTGGCTGCTGCCGCGCCTGCCGCGGTTCACCGCCGCGCATCCGCACATCCGTCTCAGCATCGACACCGAAGTGGTGCTGACTCGCTTCGACGAAGGCGGCCCCGACCTCGGCATCCGCTATGGCCAGGGCCATTGGCCGGGATTGACCGCGCACCACCTGATGGACGACGCACTGTTCCCGGTGGCCTCACCCGCGTTGGCTGGCATCGAGGGCATCCACGAAGCGGCCGACATCGCGAAGCTGCCGCTGGTCTCGGACCTCGCGCTCCAGGGCTGGCAGGACTGGTTCCGCGCCGCGGGCGTGCGCGGCGCACGGCTCGACGAGCGTCATAGCTTCAGCGACACCACCGATGCGCTGATGGCCGCGGTGCATGGCCTGGGCGCGGTGCTCGCGCGCGAGCAGATCATCGCGCCCTACTTCGCCGACGGCAGCCTCGTGCGGCTCCCCGGGCCGACCATGCCGGCGCGCTTCGGCTACTACGTGGTGTATCCAGCGCATCGGCGGCTGCGGCCGGCGGCTCGCACCTTCGTCGATTGGCTGCTGGAGCAGCCAGGTCAGCCCGACCGGTAG
- a CDS encoding CotH kinase family protein, with product MFHLAGGTELNPDTYSPVSITYRGHTYTAQAKLRGSSSLSFPKNSYTVKFAAGDPFNEPALGGGFTERRSLVLVNTFNDNSYLRSRLGFELWSRLSPEAIPVRTFSVVVFLDGAYYGLYTVADHVNARHMKANGLSEEGNLYKAETGGANFRLVDQFGRPKPHLHVGFEKKDGQPPEGEPGAFDDLDAFVAFVATASDEAFRTQGPVLFRQRDYEDWWAFVTLLVALDADVKNAHHYHDPSGGPWRYIPWDLDGTFGQTWKTQRLRPTAALDVGQDNEMFRRLLAEPAFSGPLKARLRAALTQELAVPLLHARLDALAQEIGPSARRDEARWMAQYRGFPLWSSRTDFTTFDEEVEYIRQWISQRWAFLDAQLATP from the coding sequence GTGTTCCACCTCGCAGGCGGCACGGAGCTCAATCCGGACACCTACTCGCCCGTGAGCATCACGTATCGAGGGCACACGTATACGGCGCAAGCGAAGCTGCGCGGGAGCAGCTCGCTGAGCTTCCCGAAGAACAGCTACACCGTGAAGTTCGCCGCGGGGGACCCGTTCAACGAGCCCGCGTTGGGAGGAGGGTTCACGGAGCGGCGCTCACTGGTGCTGGTGAACACCTTCAACGACAACTCCTATCTGCGCTCGCGGCTGGGTTTCGAGCTGTGGAGCCGGCTCTCACCCGAAGCCATCCCGGTGAGGACCTTCAGCGTGGTGGTGTTCCTGGACGGGGCCTACTACGGCCTCTACACGGTGGCGGACCACGTCAACGCGCGGCACATGAAGGCGAACGGGCTGAGCGAGGAGGGCAACCTCTACAAGGCGGAGACGGGCGGGGCCAACTTCCGCCTGGTGGATCAGTTCGGCCGGCCCAAGCCGCACCTGCACGTGGGCTTCGAGAAGAAGGACGGGCAGCCGCCGGAGGGTGAGCCGGGCGCCTTCGACGATCTGGACGCGTTCGTCGCCTTCGTGGCGACCGCGAGCGACGAGGCATTCCGCACGCAGGGCCCCGTGCTCTTCCGCCAGCGGGACTACGAGGACTGGTGGGCCTTCGTCACCCTGCTGGTGGCGCTCGACGCGGACGTGAAGAACGCGCACCACTACCACGACCCGAGCGGTGGCCCATGGCGGTACATCCCGTGGGACCTGGATGGGACGTTCGGGCAGACGTGGAAGACCCAGCGGCTGCGGCCGACGGCGGCGCTGGACGTGGGGCAGGACAACGAGATGTTCCGGCGCCTGCTGGCCGAGCCGGCCTTCTCCGGTCCATTGAAGGCTCGCCTCCGGGCCGCGCTCACCCAGGAGCTCGCGGTGCCACTGCTGCATGCACGGCTCGACGCGCTGGCCCAGGAGATCGGCCCGAGCGCGCGGCGAGACGAAGCCCGGTGGATGGCGCAGTACCGGGGCTTCCCGCTCTGGTCGTCGCGCACGGACTTCACGACCTTCGACGAAGAGGTGGAGTACATCCGCCAGTGGATCTCCCAACGCTGGGCCTTCCTGGATGCCCAGCTGGCCACCCCCTGA
- a CDS encoding type IV toxin-antitoxin system AbiEi family antitoxin domain-containing protein → MQVVRVDPPNWGRLYEVAAGQGGYVTTQQAQEAGYSLPLLTHHVKQGRLQRARRGIYRLTHYPAGENEDLIILWLWSERAGAFSHETALSLHQLSDAMPAMYHLTLPAAWSRRRLRVPPRVRVYYADVTGQDLTWAGGVPATSPLRTLVDCVTAAVLPEFIHSAYRQIQQRGLAAPDELRDRLSPFFEGADFSGRLRA, encoded by the coding sequence ATGCAGGTCGTTCGCGTGGATCCACCGAATTGGGGGCGGCTCTACGAAGTCGCCGCGGGCCAGGGTGGCTACGTCACCACCCAGCAGGCGCAGGAGGCGGGCTATTCCCTGCCGCTCCTGACCCATCACGTGAAGCAGGGACGCCTGCAGCGGGCACGGCGTGGCATCTACCGCCTGACGCATTACCCGGCTGGAGAGAACGAGGATCTCATCATCCTGTGGTTGTGGAGCGAGCGAGCTGGCGCCTTCAGCCATGAGACAGCGCTCTCCCTGCACCAGCTCTCGGATGCCATGCCAGCGATGTACCACCTCACCCTGCCGGCGGCCTGGTCGCGTCGGCGGCTGCGAGTCCCTCCCAGGGTTCGCGTGTACTACGCGGACGTAACGGGGCAAGACCTGACCTGGGCAGGAGGAGTACCCGCCACCTCACCTCTTCGTACGCTCGTGGATTGTGTAACCGCGGCGGTTCTTCCCGAGTTCATTCACTCCGCCTACAGGCAGATCCAACAACGGGGTCTCGCGGCTCCCGACGAACTACGAGACAGGTTGTCCCCATTCTTTGAAGGAGCTGACTTTTCAGGTAGACTCCGTGCGTGA
- a CDS encoding nucleotidyl transferase AbiEii/AbiGii toxin family protein translates to MNRLRQRLIFERFLVRVFAILGESAILKGGVVLELRLSRARATKDVDLRCMGSPRALLEQLRSAGRQDEGDHLFFEVNLAPGGDTIAGEGIIYEGRRFQVEARLAGKRYGDPFGVDAGFGDTLTGEVEQLEGSDLLSFADIPRSRLRVYPRETHVAEKLHAYTLPRELENSRVKDLPDIALLAQTGRFNREILRAALERTFAFRGTHQLPGSMPPPLTSWTDRYARMAQDHGLPWPTLADVHRAASAFLDPILGGGGEKWSPERWTWE, encoded by the coding sequence ATGAACCGGCTGCGCCAGCGACTCATCTTCGAGCGATTTCTCGTGCGAGTGTTCGCGATCCTGGGTGAGAGCGCCATCCTCAAAGGAGGTGTCGTTCTTGAGTTGCGTCTCAGCCGGGCTCGCGCAACCAAGGACGTGGACCTGCGCTGCATGGGAAGCCCGCGCGCCCTGCTCGAACAGCTCCGCTCCGCGGGCCGGCAAGACGAGGGAGACCACCTCTTCTTCGAGGTGAACCTCGCTCCAGGCGGTGACACCATCGCGGGCGAAGGGATCATCTACGAGGGCCGCCGCTTCCAGGTCGAAGCACGACTGGCGGGCAAGCGCTATGGAGATCCATTCGGAGTCGATGCTGGCTTCGGTGACACGTTGACAGGAGAGGTGGAGCAGCTCGAAGGAAGTGATCTTCTCTCCTTCGCGGACATCCCGCGCTCGCGACTCCGCGTCTACCCTCGTGAGACACACGTCGCCGAGAAACTGCACGCCTACACGCTTCCGCGTGAGCTCGAGAACTCCCGGGTCAAGGACCTCCCGGATATCGCCTTGCTTGCCCAGACCGGACGCTTCAATCGCGAGATTCTACGTGCGGCGCTCGAAAGGACGTTCGCATTCCGCGGCACGCATCAACTGCCTGGATCCATGCCACCGCCCCTGACCTCCTGGACCGACCGGTACGCTCGCATGGCGCAAGATCACGGGCTCCCCTGGCCCACGCTCGCGGACGTCCACCGCGCCGCGAGCGCCTTCCTCGACCCCATCCTCGGTGGCGGCGGGGAGAAGTGGAGCCCCGAGCGTTGGACCTGGGAGTGA
- a CDS encoding DUF885 domain-containing protein, with product MNLRSLLSCAALLLVPACAPRTGVVPAASSSAMASTPADAEYTRFAREYLDWYYAAHPIRSTNLGLHAYDARLPELSAEAIQRKTGVLNGWLARLERLDRAALTGDAVFDVRILENAIRAELFELEESRDWQRDPMLYTRTIATGLSSLSEREFAPVEERVRSLMARMEGIGSVVAAAKANLRDVPRPWAEQALLDARGTVGFLRADLPKALEAQGLGQVDAALRRSFSAALARTTAEVEGFVRWQEKELLPKAKGDFRLGRERFEKKLALEEHVALTVEQLRDINERTIREYQAKVAAEAARVDASKPPGEVMDALVHDHPSAEELIPTARKQLEECQRFVRERGLLTLPSERLPTVRETPAYSRIGFASMDTPGPFETRATEAFYNITNVEPGWTEEQKAQHLTYFNRAGLLGITVHEGIPGHFVQLLYGAQIPTEVRKVFTPASLVEGWAHYVEQMMVDEGFGGGDPSVRLGQLRRALQRHARWHAGLAMHAFGESVEGAAKRYVEIAYFEPFPALREVQRGTFNPTYLYYALGRMQILKLREDYKRYLEARGQTFTLRDFHDRFLKLGLPVSLARQALMPGDTGASLE from the coding sequence GTGAATCTTCGTTCCCTTTTGTCCTGTGCCGCCCTGCTCCTGGTTCCCGCGTGTGCTCCGCGCACGGGGGTCGTGCCGGCGGCCTCCTCGTCCGCCATGGCCTCCACTCCCGCCGATGCCGAGTACACCCGCTTCGCTCGCGAGTACCTCGACTGGTACTACGCCGCCCATCCCATCCGCTCGACGAACCTGGGCCTGCACGCGTACGACGCGCGGCTGCCGGAGCTGTCGGCCGAGGCCATCCAACGAAAGACAGGGGTGCTGAACGGGTGGCTGGCGCGGCTGGAGCGGTTGGACCGCGCGGCGCTCACCGGGGATGCCGTGTTCGACGTGCGCATCCTGGAGAACGCCATCCGCGCGGAGCTGTTCGAGCTGGAGGAGTCACGAGACTGGCAGCGCGACCCGATGCTCTACACCCGGACCATCGCGACGGGCCTCTCGTCGCTGTCGGAGCGCGAGTTCGCTCCGGTGGAGGAGCGGGTGCGCAGCCTGATGGCGCGGATGGAGGGGATTGGCTCGGTGGTGGCGGCGGCGAAGGCGAACCTGCGCGATGTGCCGAGGCCGTGGGCCGAGCAGGCCCTGCTCGACGCGCGCGGCACGGTGGGCTTCCTGCGCGCGGACCTGCCGAAGGCGCTGGAGGCACAGGGACTGGGGCAGGTGGACGCGGCGCTGCGGCGGTCGTTCTCCGCCGCGCTGGCGCGGACCACGGCCGAGGTGGAGGGGTTCGTGCGGTGGCAGGAGAAGGAGCTGCTGCCGAAGGCGAAGGGGGACTTCCGGCTGGGGAGGGAGCGCTTCGAGAAGAAGCTCGCGTTGGAGGAGCACGTGGCGCTGACGGTCGAGCAGCTGCGTGACATCAACGAGCGGACCATCCGCGAGTACCAGGCGAAGGTGGCGGCGGAGGCGGCGCGGGTGGATGCGTCGAAGCCGCCCGGGGAGGTGATGGACGCACTGGTGCACGACCATCCCTCGGCCGAGGAGCTGATTCCCACGGCGCGCAAGCAACTGGAGGAGTGCCAGCGCTTCGTGAGGGAGAGGGGCCTGTTGACGCTGCCGTCGGAGCGGCTGCCGACGGTGCGCGAGACGCCGGCGTACTCGCGGATTGGCTTCGCGTCGATGGACACGCCGGGGCCGTTCGAGACGCGGGCGACGGAGGCCTTCTACAACATCACCAACGTCGAGCCGGGGTGGACGGAGGAGCAGAAGGCGCAGCACCTGACGTACTTCAACCGCGCGGGGCTGCTGGGCATCACGGTGCACGAGGGAATCCCGGGCCACTTCGTGCAATTGCTGTACGGGGCCCAGATTCCCACCGAGGTGCGCAAGGTGTTCACGCCCGCGTCGTTGGTGGAGGGCTGGGCGCACTACGTGGAGCAGATGATGGTGGACGAGGGCTTCGGAGGGGGAGACCCGTCAGTGCGGTTGGGGCAGCTGCGGCGGGCGTTGCAGCGGCATGCGCGGTGGCACGCGGGCCTGGCGATGCATGCCTTTGGCGAGTCGGTGGAGGGGGCGGCGAAGCGGTACGTGGAGATCGCCTACTTCGAGCCCTTCCCGGCGCTGCGCGAGGTGCAGCGGGGCACGTTCAACCCGACGTATCTCTATTACGCGTTGGGACGGATGCAGATCCTGAAGCTGCGCGAGGACTACAAGCGCTATCTGGAGGCACGCGGGCAGACGTTCACGTTGCGCGACTTCCACGACCGGTTCCTGAAGCTGGGGCTGCCGGTGTCGCTCGCGCGTCAGGCCTTGATGCCGGGGGACACCGGAGCGTCGCTGGAGTAG